The following proteins come from a genomic window of Halomarina ordinaria:
- a CDS encoding DUF7351 domain-containing protein, whose amino-acid sequence MTDGEVDPSEAFRPLGNEVRTRVLASLLEPVGGGRDAADPDGDSAGVAPTTKTFSELFEASGAETTAGFAYHLRQLTDHYLQETDDGYTFTYAGLQVARAIVSGAYTESVDRDPVALDDPCPLCAAADLHVAVTDNTVGVSCHACEADLLSLPFPPGGHRTHDDASLPGAFDRLHRSRVALLVAGTCPECGGTSSARVEYADADAVATDGAETERPASPVRLHLGCAACGYTLRCPVTLAVLDHPAVVSFYYDHALDVRERPIWNVGREWREAVLSDDPWCVRVSTELGNETLELLVGRDGTVVETDRRAHSASDAASSPTSTVR is encoded by the coding sequence ATGACCGACGGCGAGGTCGACCCGAGCGAGGCGTTCCGCCCGCTCGGCAACGAGGTCAGGACGCGCGTCCTCGCGTCGCTGCTCGAACCGGTCGGTGGGGGTCGCGACGCCGCCGACCCGGACGGCGACAGCGCGGGCGTCGCACCCACGACGAAGACCTTCTCGGAACTGTTCGAGGCCAGCGGCGCGGAGACGACCGCCGGGTTCGCCTACCACCTCCGACAGCTCACCGACCACTACCTCCAGGAGACCGACGACGGCTACACCTTCACCTACGCGGGCCTGCAGGTCGCCCGCGCCATCGTCAGCGGTGCCTACACCGAGAGCGTCGACCGCGACCCCGTCGCCCTCGACGACCCCTGTCCGCTCTGTGCGGCGGCCGACCTGCACGTCGCGGTGACGGACAACACGGTCGGCGTCTCGTGTCACGCCTGCGAGGCGGACCTGCTCTCGCTGCCGTTCCCGCCCGGCGGCCACCGGACCCACGACGACGCGTCGCTCCCGGGGGCGTTCGACCGACTCCACCGCTCGCGGGTGGCGCTGCTCGTCGCCGGCACCTGCCCGGAGTGCGGCGGCACGTCGAGCGCGCGCGTCGAGTACGCCGACGCCGACGCGGTCGCCACGGACGGGGCCGAGACAGAGCGCCCCGCCAGTCCCGTCCGCCTCCACCTCGGCTGTGCGGCCTGCGGCTACACGCTTCGCTGTCCGGTGACGCTGGCCGTCCTCGACCACCCGGCGGTGGTGTCGTTCTACTACGACCACGCGCTCGACGTGCGCGAACGGCCCATCTGGAACGTGGGCCGCGAGTGGCGAGAGGCGGTGCTCTCGGACGACCCGTGGTGCGTTCGCGTCTCGACGGAACTCGGGAACGAGACGCTAGAACTGCTCGTCGGGCGCGACGGGACGGTCGTCGAGACCGACCGCCGGGCTCACTCGGCGTCGGACGCCGCGTCCTCGCCCACGTCGACCGTCCGGTAA
- a CDS encoding deoxyribonuclease IV, translating to MLRVGAHVSIAGGVDNAVGNEVAVGGNCGQIFTHSPQVWQDPNIGDEEAEAFRTGTEANLDGPWVIHSSYLVNLCTPKDDLRAKSVDSMQKEVDAAAKLDIPYVNVHLGAHTGAGVENGLANAASALDELDVPDDVTVLVESDAGSGTKLGGDFEHLATVLDDSTQALDVCLDTAHAFAAGYDLSTAKGVKASLTEFDDVVGLDHLRCIHLNDSKHACGTNKDEHAHIGEGEIGVGGMETLVNDPRVEDVPLVLETPTEDGKSFEWNIQRVRELRGE from the coding sequence ATGCTCAGAGTCGGAGCGCACGTCTCCATCGCGGGCGGCGTCGACAACGCCGTCGGCAACGAGGTCGCCGTCGGCGGGAACTGCGGACAGATATTCACCCACTCCCCGCAGGTGTGGCAGGACCCCAACATCGGCGACGAGGAGGCCGAGGCCTTCCGCACAGGGACCGAAGCGAACCTCGACGGCCCGTGGGTCATCCACTCGTCGTACCTCGTCAACCTCTGTACGCCGAAGGACGACCTGCGTGCGAAGTCCGTCGACTCCATGCAGAAGGAGGTCGACGCGGCCGCGAAGCTCGACATCCCCTACGTCAACGTCCACCTCGGCGCGCACACCGGCGCCGGCGTCGAGAACGGCCTCGCGAACGCCGCGAGCGCGCTCGACGAACTCGACGTGCCCGACGACGTGACCGTCCTCGTCGAGTCCGACGCGGGCAGCGGCACCAAACTCGGTGGCGACTTCGAACACCTCGCGACCGTCCTCGACGACAGCACACAGGCCCTCGACGTCTGTCTCGACACCGCCCACGCCTTCGCCGCGGGCTACGACCTCTCCACCGCGAAGGGCGTGAAGGCCTCGCTCACCGAGTTCGACGACGTCGTCGGCCTCGACCACCTCCGGTGCATCCACCTCAACGACTCGAAGCACGCCTGCGGGACGAACAAGGACGAACACGCCCACATCGGCGAGGGCGAGATCGGCGTCGGGGGGATGGAGACGCTCGTCAACGACCCGCGCGTCGAGGACGTCCCGCTCGTCCTCGAGACGCCCACCGAGGACGGCAAGAGCTTCGAGTGGAACATCCAGCGGGTCCGCGAACTCCGCGGGGAGTGA
- the yciH gene encoding stress response translation initiation inhibitor YciH, which yields MSEKDLSDIAGLPSDLGIGEDLARAEQRLSIRVERRRYGKPMTVVDGFEEGVDVDALASTLKRRLATGGTVSDGHIELQGDHADRLPDVLRDEGFQLA from the coding sequence GTGAGTGAGAAAGACCTCAGTGACATCGCCGGCCTGCCGAGCGACCTCGGCATCGGCGAGGACCTCGCGCGCGCCGAGCAGCGACTCTCGATTCGCGTCGAGCGCCGCCGCTACGGCAAGCCGATGACGGTCGTCGACGGGTTCGAGGAGGGAGTCGACGTTGACGCCCTCGCCTCGACGCTCAAGCGCCGCCTCGCCACCGGCGGTACCGTCAGCGACGGCCACATCGAACTACAGGGCGACCACGCGGACCGCCTGCCCGACGTCCTCCGGGATGAGGGCTTTCAGCTCGCCTGA
- a CDS encoding proteasome subunit beta: MNDDVVTKTGTTTVGLATSEGVVLAADRRASLGGRFVSNKQAMKIEQVHPRAAVTMAGSVGGAQAFIRQLRASANLYEARRGEPMDVDALAQTAGQLLRGMPASPVLGGVDADGEARVFSIDGAGGVLEDAYSASGSGMTLATGALERLYRDDLTLEEGVEVAAEAVDSALERDTASGNGITVARITADGVNIDTYDDVTEALA; encoded by the coding sequence ATGAACGACGATGTGGTGACGAAGACCGGCACCACCACGGTCGGCCTCGCGACGAGCGAGGGAGTCGTGCTGGCCGCGGACCGCCGGGCCAGCCTCGGCGGTCGGTTCGTCTCCAACAAGCAGGCGATGAAAATCGAGCAGGTCCACCCCCGGGCGGCGGTCACGATGGCCGGGTCCGTCGGCGGCGCCCAGGCGTTCATCCGCCAGTTGCGCGCCTCGGCGAACCTCTACGAGGCGCGCCGCGGCGAGCCGATGGACGTGGACGCGCTCGCCCAGACCGCCGGCCAGCTCCTGCGCGGGATGCCCGCGAGCCCCGTCCTCGGCGGGGTCGACGCCGACGGGGAGGCACGCGTGTTCAGTATCGACGGCGCCGGTGGCGTCCTCGAGGACGCCTACAGCGCCAGCGGGAGCGGCATGACCCTCGCGACGGGGGCGCTCGAACGCCTCTACCGCGACGACCTCACCCTCGAGGAGGGGGTCGAGGTGGCGGCCGAGGCGGTCGACAGCGCGCTCGAACGCGACACCGCAAGCGGAAACGGCATAACCGTCGCGCGTATCACCGCCGACGGCGTGAACATCGACACCTACGACGACGTCACGGAGGCACTCGCATGA
- a CDS encoding DUF7095 family protein — translation MSALSREAAVSRVARLVKAVERETMPVPVREVWVYGDVALGLDPVERLDVYLTKDLLFHGDADREAEFEASHGVKGVGKTVSAAWADEHPDAIRANHSGHVAPEQCLAAHLLAPDEPVHLEVCNTGFENNVTQRLKGARARGAYEQILDPRGVCLWVDGTRSETAFEKLRAGDLVFPTLSDSLSMLGMDDEEAADAADALRAYRAEQEGMTVRGDVV, via the coding sequence ATGTCTGCGCTCTCCCGCGAGGCGGCCGTTTCCCGCGTCGCACGACTGGTCAAGGCCGTCGAACGCGAGACCATGCCCGTCCCCGTCCGCGAGGTGTGGGTGTACGGCGACGTCGCGCTCGGCCTCGACCCGGTCGAGCGCCTCGACGTCTACCTCACGAAGGACCTCCTGTTCCACGGCGACGCCGACCGCGAGGCCGAGTTCGAGGCCAGCCACGGCGTGAAAGGGGTGGGAAAGACCGTCTCGGCCGCGTGGGCCGACGAGCACCCCGACGCCATCCGCGCCAACCACAGCGGGCACGTCGCCCCCGAGCAGTGCCTCGCCGCCCACCTCCTCGCGCCCGACGAACCGGTCCACCTGGAGGTGTGCAACACCGGCTTCGAGAACAACGTCACCCAGCGGCTGAAGGGGGCGCGAGCACGGGGGGCCTACGAGCAGATACTCGACCCGCGGGGGGTCTGTCTGTGGGTCGACGGCACCCGCTCGGAGACGGCGTTCGAGAAACTGCGGGCGGGCGACCTCGTCTTCCCGACCCTCTCCGATTCGCTCTCGATGCTCGGGATGGACGACGAGGAGGCGGCCGACGCGGCCGACGCGCTCCGCGCCTACCGGGCCGAACAGGAGGGGATGACCGTCCGCGGCGACGTGGTCTGA
- a CDS encoding DJ-1/PfpI family protein, whose amino-acid sequence MTTVEIVVYEGFDELDAIGPYEVLANAAGLGADIAVSLVTLEPCDVVEASHGLRVEPDGVLGSPDVLVVPGGGWNDRSAAGAWSEAERGEIPEAVARLHDGGATIASVCTGGMLLAHAGVLDGRPAVTHAGALSDLREFPVEVREERVVDDGDVLTAGGVTSGLDLAFHLVERLASVEVATRVASEMEYDRR is encoded by the coding sequence ATGACAACCGTGGAAATCGTCGTCTACGAGGGGTTCGACGAACTCGACGCCATCGGTCCCTACGAGGTGCTCGCCAACGCCGCCGGTCTCGGTGCCGACATCGCCGTCTCGCTCGTGACGCTGGAACCGTGCGACGTCGTCGAGGCGAGCCACGGCCTCCGGGTGGAACCGGACGGCGTCCTCGGGTCGCCCGACGTCCTCGTCGTCCCCGGCGGCGGGTGGAACGACCGGAGCGCGGCGGGCGCGTGGAGCGAGGCCGAGCGCGGCGAGATTCCCGAGGCGGTCGCGCGCCTCCACGACGGAGGGGCGACTATCGCTTCGGTCTGTACGGGTGGGATGTTGCTGGCGCACGCGGGCGTCCTCGACGGCCGCCCCGCGGTCACGCACGCGGGCGCGCTCTCCGACCTGCGCGAGTTCCCCGTCGAGGTGCGCGAAGAGCGCGTCGTCGACGACGGCGACGTCCTCACCGCGGGCGGGGTCACCTCCGGGCTGGACCTCGCGTTCCACCTCGTCGAGCGCCTGGCGAGCGTCGAGGTGGCGACGCGCGTCGCGAGCGAGATGGAGTACGACCGGCGCTGA
- a CDS encoding lipoate--protein ligase family protein: MTAEVEQEERERGPLADREWRLVREEARPGPMCMALDAVAAETAAAGGPRTVRVYQWAPSTLSLGYRQDPADVDWAFCEREGITVTRRPTGGGAIYHDHEGDISYSIIAPAAELPGDLMETYDLLCRPLLDACAAVGVPAGFAEREHPELYHPACYLRELHPAHDVVHEGRKLSGNAQYRRRDSVIQHGSLTYSARAERTLGCFTDPPVTPEAFRERVTALDEHADVSRGAAVETLEESLRAWADAEEGTWTDAELDRAADIAEAKFASEAWNRRREDPLAGR; encoded by the coding sequence ATGACAGCCGAGGTCGAGCAGGAGGAGCGCGAGCGAGGACCGCTCGCCGACCGCGAGTGGCGACTCGTCCGCGAGGAGGCCCGCCCCGGGCCGATGTGTATGGCACTCGACGCGGTAGCCGCCGAGACCGCCGCCGCGGGCGGTCCGCGGACCGTCCGCGTCTACCAGTGGGCGCCGAGCACCCTCTCGCTCGGCTACCGGCAGGACCCCGCGGACGTCGACTGGGCGTTCTGCGAGCGCGAGGGAATCACCGTCACCCGCCGGCCGACCGGCGGCGGCGCCATCTACCACGACCACGAGGGCGACATCTCCTACTCCATCATCGCACCCGCCGCCGAGTTACCGGGCGACCTCATGGAGACCTACGACCTGCTCTGTCGGCCGCTGCTCGACGCCTGCGCCGCAGTGGGTGTCCCTGCCGGGTTCGCGGAGCGTGAGCACCCCGAACTGTACCACCCCGCCTGCTACCTCCGGGAACTGCACCCCGCCCACGACGTCGTCCACGAGGGTCGAAAGCTCTCGGGGAACGCCCAGTACCGCCGGCGCGACAGCGTCATCCAGCACGGCTCGCTCACCTACTCCGCGCGCGCCGAGCGGACCCTCGGCTGTTTCACCGACCCGCCGGTGACCCCCGAGGCGTTCCGCGAGCGCGTCACCGCGCTCGACGAACACGCCGACGTCTCGCGCGGGGCGGCCGTCGAGACGCTAGAGGAGTCACTCCGCGCGTGGGCGGACGCCGAGGAGGGGACGTGGACCGACGCCGAACTCGACCGCGCCGCCGACATCGCCGAGGCGAAGTTCGCGAGCGAGGCCTGGAACCGCAGGCGCGAGGACCCCCTCGCGGGCCGCTGA
- the psmA gene encoding archaeal proteasome endopeptidase complex subunit alpha: protein MMGGNDRQAYDRGSNIFSPDGRLYQVEYAREAVKRGSASVGIRTEEGVVLAASRRVRSPLLEPRSVEKLHKVDDNHGVASAGHVADARQLVDVARRAAQVERLRYGQPVTTEQLTTEVSRHIQEYTQSGGARPFGAALLVGGYVDGEARLFETDPSGTPYEWRAAAIGGGSDDLRKHLEEHYDEEMGLNDAIALARDALSDEDDEDEDGEFIAVAVVDEEGYRTVDVGEDAASDAE from the coding sequence ATGATGGGAGGCAACGACCGACAGGCGTACGACCGCGGCAGCAACATCTTCTCGCCCGACGGGCGACTCTACCAGGTCGAGTACGCCCGCGAGGCGGTGAAACGAGGGAGCGCGAGCGTCGGCATCCGGACCGAGGAGGGGGTCGTCCTCGCCGCCTCCCGGCGTGTCCGGTCGCCGCTGCTCGAACCGCGCAGCGTCGAGAAGCTCCACAAGGTCGACGACAACCACGGCGTCGCGAGCGCCGGCCACGTCGCCGACGCCCGCCAGCTCGTCGACGTGGCGCGGCGCGCGGCGCAGGTCGAGCGACTCCGCTACGGCCAGCCCGTCACGACCGAGCAGCTCACCACCGAGGTGAGCCGTCACATCCAGGAGTACACCCAGTCGGGCGGCGCCCGGCCGTTCGGCGCGGCGCTGCTCGTCGGCGGCTACGTCGACGGCGAGGCGCGCCTGTTCGAGACCGACCCCTCGGGGACGCCCTACGAGTGGCGCGCGGCCGCCATCGGCGGCGGCAGCGACGACCTCCGCAAACACCTCGAGGAGCACTACGACGAGGAGATGGGGCTCAACGACGCCATCGCGCTCGCGCGCGACGCGCTCAGCGACGAGGACGACGAGGACGAGGACGGGGAGTTCATCGCGGTTGCCGTCGTCGACGAGGAGGGTTACCGGACGGTCGACGTGGGCGAGGACGCGGCGTCCGACGCCGAGTGA
- a CDS encoding PaaI family thioesterase, translating to MASDERRVEVTLTAEEYDRLAATTDDPEALAREALLRRVDLEESIEFTREGGFRELAVEERAEGIPRPPVGVLVGFDVLEAADGESRLAFDAGPEHANPMGTLHGGVVCDVGDAAMGTAYASTLAEAESFTTLDLTVNYLRPVWSERLEAVGRVVEGGRTVGLVECDITNEDGKRVARLSSTCMTLRDEQAAGR from the coding sequence ATGGCAAGCGACGAGCGCCGTGTCGAGGTGACGCTCACCGCCGAGGAGTACGACCGCCTGGCGGCGACGACGGACGACCCCGAAGCGCTGGCCCGGGAGGCGCTCCTCCGGCGGGTGGACCTCGAGGAGAGCATCGAGTTCACCCGCGAGGGCGGCTTTCGCGAGCTGGCCGTCGAGGAGCGCGCCGAGGGGATTCCCCGGCCCCCGGTAGGGGTCCTCGTCGGCTTCGACGTACTCGAAGCCGCGGACGGCGAATCACGCCTCGCCTTCGACGCCGGGCCGGAGCACGCCAATCCGATGGGGACGCTCCACGGCGGCGTCGTCTGTGACGTCGGCGACGCCGCGATGGGGACGGCCTACGCGAGCACGCTCGCCGAGGCGGAGTCGTTCACGACGCTCGACCTGACGGTGAACTACCTCCGACCCGTCTGGTCGGAGCGACTGGAGGCCGTCGGCCGCGTCGTCGAGGGCGGCCGCACCGTCGGCCTCGTCGAGTGTGACATCACGAACGAGGACGGGAAGCGGGTCGCCCGCCTGTCGAGTACGTGTATGACGTTGCGCGACGAACAGGCGGCGGGCCGCTGA
- a CDS encoding class I SAM-dependent methyltransferase produces MRRFSADYLSDTRAGMWDEDSRAALAPLSLADREVVLDVGCGTGALATVLAEETPPDARVVGLDRDAALLGRVPATVAPVRADALSLPVADGRADLVVCQALLVNLPDPVAAVGEFRRASSDLVAVVEPDNGAVRVESSVEAETHLTARARERYVAGVPTDVTLGSVPGLFEEAGLVDVETRRYDHERVVEPPYDDAALEGAKRKATGSRLRDQRETLLSGGLTEAEYDALRREWREMGRVAVEQMANGEYRRREVVPFHVTVGRVGRE; encoded by the coding sequence ATGCGACGGTTCTCCGCCGATTACCTGTCGGACACGCGCGCGGGCATGTGGGACGAGGACTCCCGCGCGGCGCTCGCGCCGCTCTCGCTCGCCGACCGCGAGGTGGTCCTCGACGTCGGTTGCGGGACGGGCGCGCTCGCGACGGTGCTGGCCGAGGAGACCCCGCCCGACGCGCGCGTCGTCGGCCTCGACCGGGACGCCGCGCTCCTCGGGAGGGTCCCCGCGACGGTCGCGCCCGTACGGGCCGACGCCCTCTCGCTGCCCGTCGCCGACGGGCGGGCCGACCTGGTGGTCTGTCAGGCGCTCCTCGTCAACCTCCCCGACCCGGTCGCCGCTGTGGGGGAGTTCCGCCGCGCTTCGAGCGACCTCGTGGCGGTCGTCGAACCCGACAACGGGGCCGTGCGCGTCGAGTCGAGCGTCGAGGCGGAGACGCACCTCACCGCCCGTGCCCGCGAGCGCTACGTCGCGGGCGTTCCGACGGACGTGACCCTCGGGTCGGTCCCGGGGCTGTTCGAGGAGGCTGGCCTCGTGGACGTGGAGACGCGCCGCTACGACCACGAGCGGGTCGTCGAACCACCCTACGACGACGCGGCGCTCGAGGGGGCGAAGCGGAAGGCGACGGGGTCGCGCCTGCGCGACCAGCGCGAGACGTTGCTCTCGGGAGGGTTGACCGAGGCGGAGTACGACGCGCTCAGACGGGAGTGGCGCGAGATGGGGCGCGTCGCCGTCGAACAGATGGCGAACGGCGAGTACCGGCGGCGCGAGGTGGTCCCGTTCCACGTGACGGTCGGGCGGGTGGGGAGAGAGTGA